From one Streptomyces sp. N50 genomic stretch:
- a CDS encoding NAD(P)-binding domain-containing protein, translated as MNNTREVDVVVIGAGQAGLAGAYHLRRTGSEPERDFVVLDHAPAPGGAWQFRWPSLTYGKVHGMHALPGMELTDADPARPSAEVIAEYFAAYERAFDLRVRRPVDVSTVREGVDGRLLVETSDGSDGTWSTRALINATGTWDRPFWPRYPGQETFRGRQLHTAQYPGPEEFAGLRVVVVGGGASGTQHLMELAPYAAATTWVTRRPPVFRDEPFTEDLGRAAVALVEERVRQGLPPKSVVSVTGLPLNDAIRQAIADGVLDRRPMFDRITPDGVDWNDGRHVDADVILWATGFRAAIDHLSPLKLREPGGGIRVEGTRAVADPRVHLVGYGPSASTIGANRAGRAAVRDIRRLLAGEPVAA; from the coding sequence GTGAACAACACGCGTGAGGTCGACGTGGTCGTCATAGGCGCCGGGCAGGCGGGACTGGCGGGCGCCTATCACCTGCGGCGCACCGGTTCCGAGCCGGAGCGCGACTTCGTGGTCCTGGACCACGCGCCCGCGCCGGGCGGGGCCTGGCAGTTCCGGTGGCCGTCGTTGACGTACGGCAAGGTGCACGGCATGCACGCGCTGCCGGGCATGGAACTCACGGACGCCGATCCGGCCCGCCCGTCCGCCGAGGTGATCGCCGAGTACTTCGCCGCGTATGAGCGCGCCTTCGACCTGCGGGTACGGCGGCCGGTGGATGTGAGCACGGTGCGGGAGGGCGTGGACGGCCGGCTGCTCGTCGAGACGTCGGACGGGTCGGACGGTACGTGGTCGACGCGGGCGCTGATCAATGCGACGGGGACGTGGGACCGGCCGTTCTGGCCGCGTTATCCGGGCCAAGAGACGTTCCGGGGGCGGCAGTTGCACACCGCGCAGTATCCGGGGCCGGAGGAGTTCGCCGGGTTGCGGGTGGTCGTGGTGGGCGGTGGCGCGTCCGGCACCCAGCATCTGATGGAGCTCGCCCCGTACGCGGCCGCCACCACCTGGGTGACCAGGCGTCCGCCGGTGTTCCGCGACGAGCCCTTCACCGAGGACCTGGGCCGGGCTGCCGTCGCGCTGGTCGAGGAGCGGGTACGGCAGGGGCTGCCCCCGAAGAGTGTCGTCTCCGTGACCGGCCTGCCGCTGAACGACGCGATCCGGCAGGCGATCGCGGACGGAGTCCTGGACCGCCGGCCGATGTTCGACCGGATCACGCCTGACGGCGTGGACTGGAACGACGGCCGACATGTGGACGCCGATGTCATCCTGTGGGCAACCGGCTTCCGCGCCGCGATCGACCACCTGTCACCGCTGAAGCTGCGCGAACCGGGTGGCGGTATCCGCGTCGAGGGGACGCGCGCGGTCGCCGATCCACGGGTCCATCTGGTCGGGTACGGCCCGTCGGCCAGCACGATCGGCGCCAATCGCGCGGGGCGGGCGGCCGTGCGGGACATCCGGCGGTTGTTGGCGGGGGAGCCGGTGGCGGCCTGA
- the mltG gene encoding endolytic transglycosylase MltG, protein MQMNTPPRSTIRLTRRGRVALIATGAVVAGTAVAVPLLSLESEGDTRPTSLVIPEGWRSGQIYEAVDKVLALPVGTTKKSIAKAGLKLPNDAEGNPEGYLFPATYPLEKKSTPASLLSFMVNTANKKFNGAPVAAGAQRNAMNVYQAVTIASIVQAEAASTADMGKVARVIFNRLERGMPLQMDSTINYALNRATLKTTGSDTRLDSPYNSYQRMGLPPTPIDNPGEDAMRAAINPPPGDWLYFVTVKPGDTRFAATYEEHQRNVAEFNAAQKNTASPTK, encoded by the coding sequence ATGCAGATGAACACTCCGCCACGGAGCACGATTCGACTGACCCGCAGGGGCCGGGTCGCCCTCATCGCGACGGGGGCCGTCGTGGCCGGCACCGCCGTGGCGGTGCCGCTGCTGAGCCTGGAGAGCGAGGGGGACACACGCCCCACGTCCCTGGTGATCCCGGAGGGCTGGCGCTCGGGCCAGATCTACGAAGCGGTGGACAAGGTCCTCGCGCTGCCGGTCGGGACCACGAAGAAGTCGATCGCGAAAGCCGGCCTGAAGCTGCCGAACGACGCGGAGGGCAACCCGGAGGGCTATCTCTTCCCGGCGACGTATCCGCTGGAGAAGAAGTCGACGCCCGCGTCGCTCCTGTCGTTCATGGTCAACACGGCCAACAAGAAGTTCAACGGTGCCCCGGTCGCGGCCGGCGCCCAGCGCAACGCGATGAACGTCTATCAGGCGGTCACCATCGCGAGCATCGTGCAGGCCGAGGCGGCGTCCACGGCGGACATGGGAAAGGTGGCGCGGGTCATCTTCAACCGCCTGGAGCGCGGCATGCCGCTCCAGATGGACTCCACCATCAACTACGCCCTCAACCGCGCCACGTTGAAGACCACCGGCAGCGACACCCGCCTGGACAGCCCCTACAACTCCTACCAGCGCATGGGCCTGCCCCCGACCCCGATCGACAACCCGGGCGAGGACGCGATGCGCGCCGCGATCAACCCGCCCCCGGGCGACTGGCTGTACTTCGTCACGGTCAAGCCCGGCGACACCCGCTTCGCGGCCACGTACGAGGAACACCAGCGCAACGTCGCCGAGTTCAACGCGGCCCAGAAGAACACGGCGTCGCCCACGAAGTGA
- a CDS encoding ABC transporter ATP-binding protein: MPRDGINWTPSPGTSTDQPRQVRRILKLFKPYRARLAVVGLLVGAASLVTVATPFLLKETLDVAIPQNRTGLLSLLALGMILSAVLTSIFGVLQTLISTTVGQRVMHDLRTAVYGRLQRMSLAFFTRTRTGEVQSRIANDIGGMQATVTSTATSLVSNLTSVVATIIAMIALDWRLTVVSLLLLPVFVWISRRVGNERKKIATQRQRQMAEMAATVTESLSVSGILLGRTMGRSDSLTRSFSEESEGLVDLEVRSNMAGRWRMAVISIVMAAMPAVIYWTAGMTLHLGGPDASIGTIVAFVSLQQGLFRPAVSLLSTGVQIQTSLALFARIFEYLDLPIDITERENPVHLDSIKGEVAFEDVEFRYDSDDERRPILDGIDITVPAGNSLAIVGPTGAGKSTLGYLVPRLYDVTGGRVTLDGVDVRDLDFDTLARAVGVVSQETYLFHATVAENLRFAKPDATDEELYAAARAAQIHEHIAGLPDGYDTVVGERGHRFSGGEKQRLAIARTILRDPPVLILDEATSALDNRTEAAVQDAIDALSANRTTLTIAHRLSTIRSADQIVVLDSGKVAERGTHEELLDQDGRYAALVRRDAQLEPTS; this comes from the coding sequence ATGCCCCGCGACGGCATCAACTGGACACCGTCCCCCGGCACCTCGACCGACCAGCCCCGGCAGGTGCGCCGCATCCTCAAGCTCTTCAAGCCCTACCGCGCCCGGCTCGCGGTCGTCGGCCTCCTGGTCGGCGCAGCGTCCCTGGTCACCGTGGCGACCCCGTTCCTGCTGAAGGAGACGCTGGACGTCGCCATCCCGCAGAACCGCACCGGCCTGCTGAGCCTGCTCGCGCTCGGCATGATCCTGAGCGCCGTCCTGACCAGCATCTTCGGCGTGCTCCAGACCCTGATCTCCACCACGGTCGGCCAGCGCGTCATGCACGACCTGCGCACAGCGGTCTACGGCCGCCTGCAGCGCATGTCGCTCGCCTTCTTCACCCGGACCCGCACCGGCGAGGTCCAGTCCCGCATAGCCAACGACATCGGCGGCATGCAGGCCACCGTCACCTCCACGGCCACCTCCCTGGTCTCGAACCTCACCAGCGTGGTCGCCACGATCATCGCGATGATCGCCCTGGACTGGCGCCTCACCGTCGTCTCGCTGCTGCTGCTCCCGGTCTTCGTGTGGATCAGCCGCCGCGTGGGCAACGAACGCAAGAAGATCGCCACCCAGCGCCAGCGGCAGATGGCCGAGATGGCCGCCACGGTCACCGAGTCGCTGTCCGTCAGCGGCATTCTGCTCGGCCGCACGATGGGCCGCTCCGACTCGCTCACCCGGTCCTTCTCCGAGGAGTCCGAGGGGCTGGTCGACCTAGAGGTCCGGTCGAACATGGCCGGGCGCTGGCGCATGGCCGTCATCTCGATCGTCATGGCCGCGATGCCCGCCGTCATCTACTGGACGGCCGGTATGACCCTGCACCTGGGTGGCCCGGACGCATCGATCGGCACCATCGTCGCCTTCGTCTCGCTCCAGCAGGGCCTGTTCCGCCCGGCCGTCAGCCTGCTGTCGACCGGCGTGCAGATCCAGACCTCGCTGGCGCTCTTCGCCCGCATCTTCGAGTACCTCGACCTGCCGATCGACATCACCGAGCGCGAGAACCCGGTCCACCTGGACAGCATCAAGGGTGAAGTCGCCTTCGAGGACGTCGAGTTCCGATACGACAGCGACGACGAGCGCCGTCCGATCCTCGACGGCATCGACATCACCGTCCCCGCGGGCAACAGCCTCGCGATCGTCGGACCGACCGGCGCCGGAAAGTCGACCCTCGGCTATCTCGTGCCCCGGCTCTACGACGTGACGGGCGGCCGGGTCACCCTCGACGGGGTCGACGTCCGCGACCTGGACTTCGACACGCTCGCGCGTGCCGTCGGCGTCGTCTCCCAGGAGACGTACCTCTTCCACGCCACGGTCGCCGAGAACCTCCGCTTCGCCAAGCCGGACGCCACCGACGAGGAGCTGTACGCGGCTGCGCGCGCGGCGCAGATCCACGAGCACATCGCGGGCCTGCCCGATGGGTACGACACGGTCGTCGGCGAGCGCGGCCACCGGTTCTCCGGCGGTGAGAAGCAGCGCCTGGCCATCGCCCGCACCATCCTGCGCGACCCGCCGGTCCTCATCCTGGACGAGGCGACCAGCGCGCTGGACAACCGCACGGAGGCCGCCGTCCAGGACGCCATCGACGCCCTGTCGGCCAACCGCACCACGCTCACCATCGCCCACCGGCTGTCCACCATCCGGAGCGCCGACCAGATAGTGGTCCTCGACTCCGGGAAGGTCGCGGAGCGGGGCACGCACGAGGAGCTGCTCGATCAGGACGGGCGGTACGCGGCGCTCGTACGCCGGGATGCCCAACTGGAACCGACAAGCTGA
- a CDS encoding MarR family transcriptional regulator produces MTTPDSDGLLAEQLLRLTRRVHRIQKRHLEQRDLGITPAQSRLLRTLAHFDAPPRMADLAERLEVVPRAVTTLVDGLEASGKVRRVPDPSNRRVIRIEITDDGRKALSELRGARRGAANEILAPLTDVEREVLRALLDTLVDGAPGAHEGLDAHAAHEGHGHGRSC; encoded by the coding sequence ATGACCACCCCAGATTCCGACGGCCTGCTCGCGGAGCAGCTGCTGCGGCTCACGCGCCGGGTGCACCGCATCCAGAAGCGCCATCTGGAGCAGCGCGACCTCGGCATCACCCCCGCCCAGTCCCGCCTGCTGCGCACCCTCGCGCACTTCGACGCCCCGCCGCGCATGGCCGACCTCGCCGAGCGCCTCGAAGTGGTGCCACGCGCCGTGACCACGCTGGTCGACGGGCTGGAGGCGAGCGGCAAGGTCCGGCGGGTGCCCGATCCGTCCAACCGGCGGGTGATCCGGATCGAGATCACGGACGACGGCCGCAAGGCGCTGAGCGAGCTGCGGGGCGCGCGGCGGGGGGCGGCGAACGAGATTCTGGCGCCGCTCACGGATGTGGAGCGCGAGGTGTTGCGGGCGTTGCTGGACACGTTGGTGGATGGGGCGCCCGGTGCGCATGAGGGGCTTGATGCCCATGCGGCGCACGAGGGGCATGGGCACGGGCGTTCCTGCTGA
- a CDS encoding HD domain-containing protein: protein MSEVIAGVEIPDTALVREATELVREAASPLLFDHSRRVFLWGALRGREQGLGYDPELLYVAAMFHDLGLTEKFRRTDQRFEIDGADEARRFLHTHGITGEPADRVWASIALHTTQEIPLHMAAEIALVNRGVSLDVVGIGYDAVSDEQRAAVVAAHPRPDFKNGILAAFAEGIKDRPETTFGNIKADVLAHFVPGFVRGDFVEKIKGSNWPE from the coding sequence ATGAGTGAAGTGATCGCAGGTGTGGAGATCCCGGACACAGCCCTCGTGCGGGAGGCGACCGAGCTGGTGCGCGAGGCCGCGTCGCCGCTGCTGTTCGACCACTCGCGGCGGGTGTTCCTGTGGGGCGCCCTGCGCGGACGTGAGCAGGGGCTCGGCTACGACCCCGAACTGCTCTACGTGGCCGCGATGTTCCACGACCTCGGGCTCACCGAGAAGTTCCGCCGCACCGACCAGCGCTTCGAGATCGACGGCGCCGACGAGGCCCGCCGGTTCCTGCACACCCACGGCATCACCGGTGAACCGGCCGACCGGGTCTGGGCGAGCATCGCCCTGCACACCACGCAGGAGATCCCGCTGCACATGGCGGCCGAGATCGCCCTGGTCAACCGGGGTGTGTCGCTGGACGTCGTGGGCATCGGCTACGACGCCGTGTCCGACGAGCAGCGCGCGGCCGTCGTGGCGGCACACCCTCGCCCGGACTTCAAGAACGGGATCCTCGCCGCCTTCGCCGAGGGCATCAAGGACCGCCCCGAGACCACGTTCGGCAACATCAAGGCGGACGTGCTGGCCCACTTCGTACCGGGCTTCGTGCGCGGTGACTTCGTAGAGAAGATCAAGGGCTCGAACTGGCCGGAGTGA
- a CDS encoding GlxA family transcriptional regulator — MTHRVGFLVFDGVTMLDVSGPAEVLHQSGKLGHPYELVLVSPRGGTVTASNGLTLTGTVTAADAGPVDTVIVAGGDRLAQQPAEEELLTATRILTEHAARVTSVCTGAFVLAQLGLLDGRSATTHWRHAETLARRHPLVRVEPDAIHVRDGHFVTSAGISAGIDLALALVEDDHGADVARNIARELVVFMQRPGGQSQFSAATATPPPRTDPLRSLIASVLADPAGDHSLPAMAATLAVSPRHLTRLFRTELGTTPARWVERVRLDRAQHLLLEGHSVTSAAHHSGLGTDETLRRAFARHLDTTPTHYRSRFASTRGQSPTP, encoded by the coding sequence ATGACACACCGGGTCGGATTCCTCGTCTTCGACGGCGTGACCATGCTCGACGTCAGCGGCCCCGCCGAGGTGCTGCACCAGTCGGGCAAGCTCGGCCACCCCTATGAACTGGTCCTGGTCTCACCCCGCGGCGGCACGGTGACCGCCTCGAACGGACTGACACTCACCGGTACGGTGACCGCGGCCGACGCCGGCCCGGTCGACACGGTCATCGTCGCCGGGGGCGACCGACTGGCCCAACAGCCCGCCGAGGAAGAGCTGTTGACCGCGACCCGCATCCTCACCGAGCACGCCGCCAGGGTCACCTCCGTCTGCACGGGCGCCTTCGTCCTCGCCCAACTCGGCCTGCTGGACGGCCGATCGGCCACCACCCACTGGCGGCACGCCGAGACATTGGCCCGCCGCCACCCCCTCGTGCGCGTCGAGCCGGACGCCATCCACGTCCGCGACGGGCACTTCGTCACCTCGGCGGGCATCAGCGCCGGCATCGACCTGGCGCTCGCCCTCGTCGAGGACGACCACGGCGCGGACGTGGCCCGGAACATCGCGCGCGAGTTGGTCGTCTTCATGCAACGCCCGGGCGGGCAGTCCCAGTTCAGCGCCGCGACCGCCACCCCACCACCGCGCACCGATCCGCTACGGTCGCTGATCGCCTCGGTGCTGGCCGACCCGGCCGGCGACCACAGCCTGCCCGCCATGGCGGCGACGCTGGCCGTCAGTCCACGCCACCTGACACGGCTCTTCCGTACCGAACTCGGTACCACGCCCGCCCGTTGGGTCGAACGGGTCCGTCTCGACCGCGCCCAGCATCTCCTCCTCGAAGGGCACAGCGTCACCTCCGCGGCGCACCACAGCGGCCTGGGCACCGACGAGACCCTCCGCCGCGCCTTCGCCCGCCACTTGGACACGACGCCGACGCACTATCGCAGCCGGTTCGCGAGCACGCGCGGGCAGTCGCCGACGCCATGA
- a CDS encoding TetR family transcriptional regulator — MSTPSPQRARSAAAKQQRERAILDAARSLGAERSVREVTLTDIAAAVGMHKSAMLRYFETREQIFLALTAEGWEDWSAVLRARLSEFTGDTTAPDAVAAVIARTLVARPFFCDLLAQAPLNLERNVSLDSVYEFKTVVLGEVALLVSELCRVLAITERSAVDLISTATSMAGALLQMAAPGTRLRTLYESRPELAHALVDVEPQLTRVLAALVIGMRSTGM, encoded by the coding sequence ATGAGCACGCCCAGTCCCCAGCGCGCCCGCAGTGCGGCGGCCAAGCAGCAGCGCGAGCGGGCGATCCTCGACGCCGCCAGATCCCTCGGCGCCGAACGCAGTGTGCGCGAGGTCACCCTCACGGACATCGCCGCCGCCGTGGGCATGCACAAGTCCGCGATGCTGCGGTACTTCGAGACCCGGGAGCAGATCTTTCTGGCGCTGACCGCCGAAGGCTGGGAGGACTGGTCGGCGGTGCTCCGCGCGCGGTTGAGTGAATTCACCGGCGACACCACCGCCCCCGACGCGGTCGCGGCCGTCATCGCGCGGACGCTCGTCGCGCGGCCGTTCTTCTGCGACCTGCTGGCTCAGGCGCCGTTGAACCTGGAACGCAACGTCTCGCTCGACTCGGTGTACGAGTTCAAGACGGTCGTACTCGGCGAAGTGGCCTTGCTGGTATCCGAGTTGTGCCGAGTGCTCGCGATCACCGAGCGCTCGGCCGTCGATCTGATCTCCACGGCGACGAGCATGGCCGGGGCACTGTTGCAGATGGCCGCGCCCGGTACCAGGCTCCGAACGCTCTACGAGTCCCGCCCCGAGTTGGCGCATGCGCTGGTCGACGTCGAGCCCCAACTGACGCGCGTCCTGGCCGCGTTGGTGATCGGGATGCGGTCGACGGGGATGTGA
- a CDS encoding SDR family NAD(P)-dependent oxidoreductase has product MTQTWFITGSSRGFGRNLTVAALEAGDRVVATARKPEQLDDLVEKYGDRVLPVALDVTDRAAATAALQAGVDGFGGIDVVVNNAGYANLSPVETTPEDDFRRQFDTNFWGVYNVSTAAIPFLRARGAGTVVQFSSIGGRVGGNPGLGSYQAAKFAVDGFTRVLAAETAPFGIRYLVVEPGGFATDWAGSSMQIPDVAPEYDETVGALIRLFDGPVVAAGDPKRAGEILVRVVKQPNLPSHLILGAGAVEMAQNYSRDQIAEASAWEAVSRSADFDQEYPVDLA; this is encoded by the coding sequence ATGACTCAGACATGGTTCATCACCGGTTCGTCCCGCGGCTTCGGCCGCAATCTCACCGTCGCGGCCCTGGAGGCCGGCGACCGCGTCGTCGCCACTGCACGCAAGCCGGAGCAGCTGGACGACCTCGTGGAGAAGTACGGCGACCGCGTACTTCCGGTCGCCCTCGACGTCACCGACCGGGCAGCCGCAACGGCAGCCCTACAGGCGGGAGTCGACGGCTTCGGCGGGATCGACGTGGTCGTCAACAACGCCGGGTACGCCAACCTCTCCCCGGTCGAGACGACCCCCGAGGACGACTTCCGCCGACAGTTCGACACGAACTTCTGGGGCGTCTACAACGTCTCGACGGCCGCGATCCCGTTCCTGAGGGCGCGGGGCGCGGGCACGGTCGTACAGTTCTCGTCCATCGGCGGCCGGGTCGGCGGGAACCCCGGACTCGGGTCCTACCAGGCGGCGAAGTTCGCGGTCGACGGCTTCACGCGCGTGCTCGCGGCCGAGACCGCGCCGTTCGGCATCAGGTACCTCGTCGTGGAACCGGGCGGGTTCGCGACCGACTGGGCCGGCTCCTCCATGCAGATCCCGGATGTGGCACCGGAGTACGACGAGACCGTCGGCGCGCTGATCCGCCTCTTCGACGGTCCGGTCGTCGCCGCGGGCGACCCGAAGCGCGCCGGGGAGATCCTGGTCCGCGTCGTCAAGCAGCCGAACCTCCCCTCCCACCTCATCCTGGGCGCCGGCGCCGTGGAGATGGCGCAGAACTACTCACGCGACCAGATCGCCGAGGCGTCCGCGTGGGAGGCGGTGAGCCGCTCGGCCGACTTCGACCAGGAGTACCCGGTCGACCTCGCGTAG
- a CDS encoding cation:dicarboxylate symporter family transporter: MPPSVPPLPRRVARILRTSLFAQVACALVLGILVGKLWPDVATDLQPLGDGFTRLIKTIISPLVFCVVVVGIAKAGDLKAFSRIGLKALIWFEVASTAALIIGLVLANVVQPGSGMHVDPATLNTSAVDAKTGGAALPSTTEFIVNSLPTSFIGAFAENSLLQVLILACLVGAALLHLGHTKVPQVLPAIEQAQEIIFAIVGFVMRLAPLAVFGAMAVLVGQYGLGVMKTYAKLIILCYIAAALFLVVLAVALRLVTGLSLWKFLRYIREEMLLALGTASTESVMPRVMQKLRKAGARDDAVGLVLPTGYSFNLDGASLYLSIGTLFIAQAVGVDLSLGQQITVILVLMLTSKGMAGIPGSAFLALSATASSLGAIPAGAVALLLGVDRIMDSMRVVTNLLGNCVAVFAVSRWEGALDIEKAKRVLDGEITDVEEAVEEAVPVREEAEEEAEAEAEAEIPAQRVKETAPEAS; the protein is encoded by the coding sequence GTGCCGCCGTCCGTCCCGCCTCTGCCGCGACGCGTCGCACGCATACTGCGTACCTCACTCTTCGCGCAGGTCGCCTGCGCGCTCGTCCTCGGCATCCTCGTCGGAAAGCTGTGGCCCGACGTGGCCACGGACCTCCAGCCCCTCGGCGACGGATTCACCCGGCTCATCAAGACGATCATCTCGCCGCTCGTGTTCTGCGTGGTCGTCGTCGGCATCGCCAAGGCCGGTGACCTCAAGGCCTTCAGCCGGATCGGCCTCAAGGCGCTGATCTGGTTCGAGGTCGCGAGCACCGCGGCGCTGATCATCGGCCTGGTCCTCGCCAACGTCGTCCAGCCCGGCTCCGGGATGCACGTCGACCCGGCCACGCTCAACACCTCGGCGGTGGACGCGAAGACGGGCGGCGCCGCGCTGCCCTCGACGACCGAGTTCATCGTCAACTCGCTCCCCACCAGCTTCATCGGCGCCTTCGCTGAGAACTCGCTCCTCCAAGTGCTCATCCTGGCCTGCCTGGTGGGCGCCGCGCTGCTCCACCTCGGCCACACCAAGGTGCCGCAGGTCCTGCCCGCGATCGAGCAGGCTCAGGAGATCATCTTCGCGATCGTCGGCTTCGTCATGCGCCTGGCCCCGCTCGCCGTGTTCGGCGCGATGGCCGTCCTCGTCGGCCAGTACGGGCTCGGCGTCATGAAGACCTACGCCAAGCTGATCATCCTCTGCTACATCGCCGCCGCACTCTTCCTCGTGGTGCTGGCCGTCGCTCTACGACTGGTCACCGGGCTCAGCCTCTGGAAGTTCCTCCGCTACATCCGCGAGGAGATGCTCCTCGCGCTCGGCACCGCCTCCACCGAGTCCGTCATGCCGCGCGTGATGCAGAAGCTGCGCAAGGCCGGCGCCCGGGACGACGCGGTCGGCCTGGTGCTGCCCACCGGCTACTCCTTCAACCTCGACGGCGCCTCCCTCTATCTCTCCATCGGCACGCTGTTCATCGCCCAGGCCGTCGGCGTCGACCTCAGCCTCGGTCAGCAGATCACCGTGATCCTGGTGCTCATGCTCACCAGCAAGGGCATGGCCGGCATCCCTGGTTCGGCTTTCCTCGCCCTGTCCGCGACCGCCTCCTCGCTGGGTGCGATCCCGGCCGGCGCGGTCGCCCTGCTCCTCGGCGTCGACCGCATCATGGACTCGATGCGCGTCGTCACCAACCTCCTCGGCAACTGCGTCGCCGTCTTCGCGGTCTCCCGCTGGGAAGGCGCCCTCGACATCGAGAAGGCCAAGAGGGTCCTCGACGGCGAGATCACGGACGTGGAAGAGGCTGTAGAAGAAGCCGTGCCCGTGCGGGAAGAGGCGGAGGAAGAGGCGGAGGCAGAGGCGGAGGCGGAGATCCCCGCGCAGCGTGTCAAGGAGACTGCCCCCGAGGCCAGTTGA
- a CDS encoding peptide-N4-asparagine amidase: MRSRIVMSMLAGATLLASTLLGASPAQAAEAKAQLADSKVQAVDTKAQVADVPAEFGTDWHDPLTAAPPIAKPATKSCQVTLADTEFRDFTPYKGTYTPPKACGDHWSKVVLRLDGTVAGRQYDRLGYLHVGGVEILRTSTPEPSPDGIKWSVEKDVTRYSATFRSTQDVEMLIGNVVDDTYTGVIGVKATLTFYEGRPAAAETPDRVLTLAADSTLTTPRNTERIVAEVYATGSGGGCEEFWYLAVPDSAPYSCQADKGPYREVQIKVDGQLAGIAAPFPNVWTGGWSDPFLWYVIPGPRAFDVKPIEYDLTPFAGLLNDGRPHHIDVSVVGVPEGQSGWSAPVNVLVWQDAQRAHVTGKLTLDHAGELANSSTYTPGSEERVDTDAGHRLTTAGYVDTSHGRVRTTVDRTLANTSVHRWIDGENMDGLDATWTDDESVTVDGRGPARTTATHRTYTMNGATTIGTDDRLRTVLTLGDRAAVVDTRDGRRTGWSRLDDTYSGDATYTLNVPRDQRHAVGTSSERYRLYGSGGCYDRSLATAQGVLTEDRSGC; encoded by the coding sequence ATGAGAAGCCGGATAGTCATGTCCATGCTCGCCGGGGCGACCCTCCTGGCGAGCACCCTCCTCGGAGCGAGCCCCGCCCAAGCGGCCGAGGCGAAAGCCCAGTTGGCCGACTCGAAAGTCCAGGCGGTCGATACGAAGGCCCAAGTCGCCGACGTCCCCGCCGAGTTCGGCACCGACTGGCACGACCCCCTCACCGCCGCCCCGCCCATCGCCAAGCCCGCGACGAAGTCCTGCCAAGTCACCCTCGCCGACACCGAGTTCCGCGACTTCACCCCGTACAAGGGCACCTACACACCGCCCAAGGCCTGCGGCGACCACTGGAGCAAGGTCGTCCTGAGACTGGACGGGACGGTCGCCGGACGGCAGTACGACCGGCTCGGCTATCTGCACGTCGGCGGAGTCGAGATCCTCCGTACCTCCACTCCCGAGCCCTCGCCCGACGGCATCAAGTGGTCCGTGGAGAAGGACGTCACGCGCTACAGCGCCACCTTCCGCAGCACGCAGGACGTCGAGATGCTCATCGGCAACGTCGTCGACGACACCTACACCGGCGTCATCGGCGTCAAAGCCACGCTGACGTTCTACGAGGGCAGACCCGCGGCGGCAGAGACCCCCGACCGCGTCCTCACCCTCGCCGCCGACTCGACGCTCACCACCCCGCGCAACACCGAACGCATCGTCGCCGAGGTCTACGCCACCGGATCCGGCGGCGGCTGCGAGGAGTTCTGGTATCTCGCGGTACCCGACTCGGCGCCGTACTCCTGCCAGGCCGACAAGGGCCCCTACCGCGAGGTGCAGATCAAGGTCGACGGCCAACTCGCCGGAATCGCCGCCCCGTTCCCGAACGTGTGGACCGGCGGCTGGTCCGACCCCTTCCTCTGGTACGTCATTCCCGGCCCGCGCGCCTTCGACGTCAAGCCGATCGAATACGACCTGACCCCCTTCGCCGGACTGCTCAACGACGGCCGCCCGCACCACATCGACGTCTCCGTCGTCGGCGTGCCCGAGGGGCAGAGCGGGTGGAGCGCGCCGGTGAACGTGCTCGTCTGGCAGGACGCGCAGCGCGCCCATGTCACCGGGAAGCTCACCCTTGACCACGCGGGCGAACTGGCCAACTCCTCGACATACACGCCCGGTTCGGAGGAACGCGTGGACACCGACGCGGGCCATCGGCTGACCACGGCCGGGTACGTCGACACCTCGCACGGCCGCGTGCGGACCACCGTCGACCGGACGCTCGCCAACACCTCCGTGCACCGCTGGATCGACGGCGAGAACATGGACGGGCTCGACGCGACCTGGACGGACGACGAGTCGGTGACCGTGGACGGGCGGGGACCGGCCCGGACGACGGCCACGCACCGGACGTACACGATGAACGGCGCGACGACGATCGGGACGGACGACCGGCTGCGTACCGTTCTCACGCTGGGCGACCGGGCGGCGGTCGTCGACACGCGGGACGGGCGGCGGACCGGGTGGTCACGGCTCGACGACACCTACAGCGGGGACGCGACCTACACGCTGAACGTGCCCCGCGACCAGCGGCACGCGGTCGGGACGTCGAGTGAGCGCTACCGGCTGTACGGCTCGGGCGGCTGCTACGACCGCTCGCTGGCGACCGCGCAGGGGGTGCTCACCGAGGACCGCAGCGGCTGCTGA